In Halopseudomonas nanhaiensis, a single window of DNA contains:
- a CDS encoding TetR/AcrR family transcriptional regulator, whose protein sequence is MPEHTSNPAKRQRKSAEQRREDILVAAGKVFAEQGFRCAEVQQIADLAGIGKGTIYRFYATKDELFKAAVDAAMQRLTGRVDASIEHCRDPLLQLRAAFRAYIEFFREHPETVELFIHERAELRGSKPLYFVYSEARRRRWVDICQQLIERYPCRVKDPELVLDALANLAYGSVFVTRISERRVLLDDEAEKLTDLLFNGILGQD, encoded by the coding sequence GAGCAGCGTCGGGAAGATATTCTCGTTGCCGCCGGCAAGGTGTTTGCCGAGCAGGGTTTTCGGTGTGCGGAAGTCCAGCAGATCGCCGATCTCGCTGGCATCGGCAAGGGTACGATCTACCGTTTTTATGCAACCAAGGATGAGCTGTTCAAGGCTGCCGTAGATGCTGCCATGCAGCGGCTTACCGGGCGGGTTGACGCTTCGATCGAGCATTGCCGGGATCCTTTGTTGCAGCTGCGGGCTGCGTTTCGGGCATATATCGAGTTCTTTCGCGAGCATCCCGAGACGGTGGAGCTGTTCATTCATGAACGGGCGGAGCTACGCGGCAGCAAGCCGTTGTACTTCGTCTACTCGGAAGCGCGGCGGCGGCGCTGGGTTGATATCTGCCAGCAGCTGATCGAGCGCTACCCGTGCCGGGTGAAAGATCCAGAGCTCGTGCTCGATGCGCTGGCTAATCTGGCCTACGGAAGCGTGTTCGTCACGCGTATTTCCGAGCGTCGGGTATTGCTCGATGACGAGGCGGAGAAACTGACCGACCTGCTGTTCAACGGCATTCTCGGCCAGGATTGA